A genomic segment from Agelaius phoeniceus isolate bAgePho1 chromosome 2, bAgePho1.hap1, whole genome shotgun sequence encodes:
- the SOWAHC gene encoding ankyrin repeat domain-containing protein SOWAHC, whose amino-acid sequence MAEPAELQQESVVRFLAARGGRARNAELLEHFRDWLNPAEPSRRAAARHRFKELVNAVATVRQEPGTGVKYVHLRRRYCAPELPAAAAAAPLTPGEQEPAAENSAKQPSPPPSPQAGAEETPPATGEDAGSRPQPPGQRGEPLRPSPAVAGGQRRGSRRGPPPGRGEGGGGEETAIATGPGRPPATDEAGAAEGAPGAAAQGGGRRSLREAARGSSPQLKRGALPGGGRGRDSDSASVASSSAEEEGSTTGSVALDPLEHAWMLSASDGRWESLEGLLSCEPALLCKRDFITGFTVLHWAAKHGRQELLATLVNFAQRHGLPVDINARTSGGHTALHIAAMHGHAEVVKLLVGAYDADVDIRDYSGRKAAQYLQQGTSGDMRNLVGALEEEEEEEGNAGNGSGRWRLSKVLPSNLMNYRLSHHHHGTGEEAEGTDGAAVPGKGKEMTRKASGSGRMKPRLNKIRFRTQIIHNTPSFRGDAEEEEHEEKSLKSSFKLRPKSNVFG is encoded by the coding sequence ATGGCGGAGCCGgcggagctgcagcaggagtcaGTGGTGCGGTTCctggcggcgcggggcgggcgggcgcgcAACGCGGAGCTGCTGGAGCATTTCCGGGACTGGCTGAACCCCGCGGAGCCctcccgccgcgccgccgcccggcATCGCTTCAAGGAGCTGGTCAACGCAGTGGCCACCGTGCGCCAGGAGCCCGGCACCGGCGTCAAGTACGTGCACCTCCGGCGCCGGTACTGCGCCCCCGAGctccccgcggccgccgccgccgcccccctgACCCCCGGGGAGCAGGAGCCGGCGGCGGAGAACAGCGCGAAGCAGCCGAGCCCGCCGCCCTCCCCACAGGCGGGTGCTGAGGAGACGCCGCCGGCAACAGGCGAGGATGCCGGCAGCCGTCCGCAGCCCCCGGGGCAGCGGGGCGAGCCGCTCCGGCCGAGCCCGGCGGTGGCTGGAGGCCAGCGGAGGGGCTCCCGGCGGGGGCCACCGCCCGGGCGCGgcgaaggcggcggcggcgaggAGACCGCGATAGCGACGGGCCCGGGGCGGCCCCCGGCGACGGACGAGGCGGGGGCGGCGGAGGGAGcgcccggggcggcggcgcaGGGCGGCGGCCGGCGGAGCCTGCGGGAGGCGGCGCGGGGCAGCTCCCCCCAGCTGAAGCGCGGCGCCCTCCCCGGCGGGGGCCGCGGCCGCGACTCGGACAGCGCCTCAGTGGCCTCGTCCTCCGCCGAGGAAGAGGGGAGCACCACCGGCTCCGTGGCACTGGACCCCCTGGAGCACGCTTGGATGCTGTCGGCCTCGGACGGGCGATGGGAGAGCCTGgaggggctgctgagctgcGAGCCGGCGCTGCTCTGCAAGCGGGACTTTATCACCGGTTTCACAGTGCTGCACTGGGCCGCCAAGCACGGgcggcaggagctgctggccacgCTGGTCAACTTCGCCCAGCGGCACGGGCTGCCCGTGGACATCAACGCCCGCACGAGCGGCGGGCACACGGCGCTGCACATCGCCGCCATGCACGGCCACGCCGAGGTCGTCAAGCTGCTGGTGGGAGCCTACGACGCCGACGTGGACATCCGCGACTACAGCGGGCGCAAGGCCGCGCAGTACCTGCAGCAGGGCACCTCGGGGGACATGCGGAACCTCGTGGGggccctggaggaggaggaggaggaggaagggaatgcTGGCAATGGGAGCGGGCGCTGGAGACTCTCCAAGGTGTTGCCATCTAATCTCATGAACTACCGGCTCTCCCACCACCATCACGGCACTGGGGAGGAAGCTGAAGGTACGGATGGGGCAGCGGTGCCGGGCAAAGGCAAGGAGATGACCAGGAAAGCCTCTGGCAGCGGACGGATGAAGCCTCGGCTTAATAAGATCCGCTTCAGGACTCAGATCATCCACAACACGCCCTCCTTTCGCGGTGACGCTGAGGAGGAAGAGCATGAGGAGAAATCCCTGAAATCGTCATTCAAGCTCAGGCCAAAGTCCAATGTGTTTGGATAA